One region of Fimbriiglobus ruber genomic DNA includes:
- a CDS encoding transposase, which yields MISSQTTPPAVHWFSRLVTALDRRSGTRLARLFVGAVVARGRRTVTGWIRAAGLGDQFRSCYTTVAAVGRRTDACATRLVSAVVQPLVAADEYLTLALDDTPTERYGPQVQGAGVHHNPTPGPAGSAYVYGHVWVVLGLLVTHPTWGITALPLLARLYVRAKDVAGIPAVDRPVFRTKHAMAVELVRWAASCLAACGKALWVVADGAYATAPFLKPVKALGVRVVSRLRKDAALWTEPGPRRPGQRGRQRSYGDRRISLAKRAGQKGG from the coding sequence ATGATATCGTCGCAGACCACCCCGCCCGCCGTCCACTGGTTTTCCCGCCTGGTCACCGCTCTGGATCGCCGTTCCGGTACCCGACTGGCCCGGTTGTTCGTCGGGGCGGTTGTCGCCCGGGGTCGGCGGACGGTCACCGGGTGGATTCGGGCGGCCGGTTTGGGTGACCAATTCCGCTCGTGTTACACGACCGTGGCGGCCGTCGGCCGGCGGACGGACGCGTGCGCGACCCGGTTGGTGAGCGCGGTCGTCCAGCCCCTGGTGGCCGCCGACGAGTACCTGACGCTGGCTCTCGACGACACCCCGACCGAACGCTACGGGCCGCAGGTCCAGGGCGCGGGGGTGCATCACAACCCGACCCCCGGCCCGGCCGGGTCGGCATACGTGTACGGGCACGTGTGGGTCGTCCTCGGGTTGCTCGTGACGCACCCGACGTGGGGGATCACAGCCCTCCCCCTGCTCGCCCGGTTGTACGTCCGGGCGAAGGACGTGGCGGGCATTCCGGCGGTCGACCGGCCGGTCTTCCGGACCAAGCACGCGATGGCCGTCGAACTCGTCCGGTGGGCGGCGTCGTGCTTGGCCGCGTGTGGCAAAGCCCTGTGGGTGGTGGCCGACGGGGCGTACGCCACGGCCCCGTTCCTGAAGCCGGTGAAGGCCCTCGGGGTCCGCGTCGTCAGCCGCCTGCGGAAGGACGCGGCCCTGTGGACGGAACCGGGTCCGCGGCGTCCGGGGCAACGGGGACGGCAGCGGAGCTACGGCGACCGGCGGATTTCCCTGGCCAAGCGGGCCGGCCAGAAGGGCGGGTAG
- a CDS encoding RNA polymerase sigma factor: MSAKPFLTTASALLRPTAGEADADLLARFVATRDEAAFSALVSRHGPTVWDVCRSILGNRADADDAFQAVFLLLVRRAGRLRMPGSVGAWLHGVAVRVARKARVSAARRREKEAGVPPPAASDPPDPSWAEVRAAVHEALAALPAAYREPLVLCYLRGLTRDATAAELGLSPAALKKRLERARGRLRAALVRGGFGPAILLAVDAVPTCAVPPRLLEAASRLVAGGAIPASVLRLAEGAFPMTFGKLAVVVAVTLGVAPK, from the coding sequence ATGAGCGCCAAACCCTTCCTCACCACCGCCAGCGCCCTCCTCCGCCCCACGGCGGGCGAGGCCGATGCCGACCTCCTCGCCCGATTCGTCGCCACCCGAGACGAAGCCGCATTCTCTGCTCTGGTCAGCCGGCACGGGCCGACGGTGTGGGATGTCTGCCGGTCGATCCTCGGAAACCGGGCCGACGCCGACGACGCCTTCCAGGCCGTCTTCCTCTTACTGGTCCGCCGGGCCGGTCGGCTCCGCATGCCGGGGTCGGTCGGGGCGTGGCTCCACGGGGTTGCGGTCCGGGTGGCTCGAAAGGCGCGGGTGTCGGCCGCCCGGCGACGGGAGAAGGAGGCCGGGGTGCCGCCGCCGGCCGCCTCAGACCCACCCGACCCGAGCTGGGCCGAGGTCCGGGCGGCGGTCCACGAGGCACTTGCCGCGCTGCCGGCCGCCTACCGTGAACCGCTGGTCCTGTGCTACCTCCGCGGGCTAACTCGGGACGCCACCGCGGCCGAACTCGGACTGTCCCCGGCCGCCCTCAAGAAGCGCCTCGAACGCGCCCGCGGCCGGCTCCGGGCGGCGCTGGTCCGCGGCGGATTCGGGCCGGCCATCCTACTTGCCGTCGACGCAGTGCCGACCTGCGCGGTCCCGCCCCGCCTGCTCGAAGCCGCGTCCCGGCTCGTCGCCGGCGGGGCGATTCCCGCTTCTGTTCTCCGCCTTGCCGAAGGAGCATTTCCGATGACGTTTGGGAAGCTTGCTGTTGTCGTGGCCGTGACTTTAGGAGTCGCGCCAAAATAA
- a CDS encoding TIGR03067 domain-containing protein, with the protein MSLAWAGGRAEVPRASGQSKESPTPVRKEGAENVREEGAVKAVTELDGQWAMTRILTAGEEFFDAGLHDETLPLPRLHVQGNQARVEGIRVLFVRDFSFALDPTASPKQIDATFLEGSMKGKTFGGIYALRGDELRICLRLQQTDLGRPKGFSTVSGTSLYTFILTRVRKPGDRLPATSLRPLPPVSALAPAPEAPALKFDAVLQSGKRLYFVLDRPKGDGFQAELAAFGRHAELALRIAERGSHKELTVVFFMRVDPKGPVGFFTGLSRERLREIAAVPVEKRTGKLLEHAWANGRLPKDARPVPVEHLADVNDIPLPRQSPTPAE; encoded by the coding sequence ATGAGTCTCGCTTGGGCCGGGGGGCGAGCCGAAGTCCCCCGCGCGTCCGGCCAGTCGAAGGAGTCGCCTACCCCCGTGCGAAAGGAGGGGGCGGAGAATGTCCGTGAGGAGGGAGCCGTGAAGGCGGTCACCGAACTCGACGGGCAGTGGGCGATGACCCGAATCTTGACCGCGGGCGAGGAATTCTTCGACGCCGGTCTCCACGACGAGACCCTGCCGCTCCCGCGACTCCATGTCCAGGGGAACCAGGCCAGGGTCGAGGGGATTCGGGTGCTGTTCGTCCGCGACTTCTCGTTCGCCCTCGACCCGACGGCGAGCCCGAAGCAGATCGACGCGACCTTTCTCGAAGGTTCGATGAAAGGGAAGACGTTCGGCGGGATCTACGCCCTCCGCGGGGATGAACTCCGTATTTGCCTGCGACTTCAGCAGACGGACCTGGGGCGGCCGAAGGGGTTCTCGACCGTGAGTGGTACGTCGCTATACACGTTCATTCTGACTCGGGTGAGGAAGCCCGGTGATCGGCTCCCGGCCACCAGCCTGCGCCCCCTCCCGCCGGTATCGGCACTAGCCCCGGCACCCGAGGCCCCGGCCCTAAAGTTCGATGCGGTCCTCCAATCGGGGAAGCGGCTCTATTTCGTACTCGACCGGCCGAAGGGGGACGGCTTCCAGGCCGAACTCGCCGCGTTCGGCCGGCACGCCGAACTGGCGCTGCGAATCGCCGAACGGGGTTCGCACAAAGAGTTGACGGTCGTCTTCTTTATGCGGGTCGATCCGAAAGGGCCGGTGGGGTTCTTCACCGGGCTCAGCCGTGAGCGGCTCCGGGAGATCGCGGCGGTTCCGGTCGAGAAGCGAACGGGCAAGCTCCTCGAACACGCATGGGCCAATGGCCGTCTGCCGAAGGACGCTCGGCCGGTTCCGGTCGAGCACCTCGCCGACGTGAACGATATTCCTCTCCCACGGCAGAGCCCAACTCCCGCAGAATAG
- a CDS encoding DUF2924 domain-containing protein: MAREVGFASDERLPPPGTIITRPYKGRTLHVRVLATGFEHDGTVYTSLSAVAKAITGSHCNGFRFFRLDAKDGAE, translated from the coding sequence GTGGCCCGCGAGGTCGGCTTCGCGAGCGATGAGCGGCTGCCCCCGCCCGGCACGATCATCACCCGCCCGTACAAGGGCCGCACTCTCCACGTCCGCGTCCTGGCCACCGGGTTCGAGCACGACGGGACCGTGTACACGTCCCTCAGCGCGGTTGCCAAGGCGATCACCGGGTCCCACTGCAACGGGTTCCGGTTCTTCCGTCTCGACGCGAAGGACGGTGCCGAATGA
- a CDS encoding recombinase family protein has product MKRTSKTPATTERSMVRCAIYTRKSTDEGLDQAYNSLDAQRDAGEAYVRSQAGDGWQAIPDRYDDGGFGGGSTDRPALRRLLADISAGKVDAVVVYKVDRLSRSLLDFAGLMHTFDQHKVSFVSVTQQFNTATSMGRLVLHVLLSFAQFERELIGERTRDKIAATRRKDKWAGGWPVLGYDVDPVARKLIVNPVEAGRVRVIFALYRDHGSLLPVVDELARRGWRTKAWTTKAGAAKGDRPFTRTGLYQTLTNVVYAGKVRHKDAVHPGEHEAIITADVWEKVQTQLARSGKAGGVAEPARFGAILQGLLRCRPCGCAMTPTHATRGAKKYRYYVCNAAQKKGWRTCPSKTVPAAQMEDLVVAQIRGIGKDPALVREVIEQARQQSADRVAELTRERKGVAAELKALHAEVAAVSARLGTGDDGPGLGRLVDLHARVAAAEGRARELDDQLQTARADAIDPAVAASALAAFDPVWGTLTPQEQGRVLRLLVDRVEYDGGRGKVGIAFRPAGLAALGTEWAITEPGEQV; this is encoded by the coding sequence ATGAAACGCACCTCCAAAACCCCGGCAACGACCGAGCGGTCGATGGTGCGGTGTGCGATCTACACCCGCAAGAGTACCGACGAGGGGCTCGACCAGGCGTACAACTCGCTCGACGCCCAACGGGACGCGGGCGAAGCATACGTCCGCAGCCAGGCCGGGGACGGATGGCAGGCGATCCCCGACCGATACGACGACGGCGGATTCGGCGGCGGCTCCACCGACCGGCCCGCCCTCCGGCGCCTCCTGGCCGACATCTCGGCCGGGAAGGTCGACGCGGTTGTCGTGTACAAGGTCGACCGGCTGAGCCGGTCCCTGCTCGACTTCGCCGGGCTCATGCACACGTTCGACCAGCACAAGGTGTCGTTCGTGTCCGTCACCCAGCAGTTCAACACGGCCACCAGTATGGGTCGGCTGGTGTTGCACGTCCTCCTGTCGTTCGCCCAGTTCGAGCGGGAGCTGATCGGCGAGCGGACGCGGGACAAGATCGCGGCCACCCGGCGGAAGGACAAGTGGGCCGGCGGGTGGCCGGTCCTCGGGTACGACGTCGACCCCGTCGCCCGCAAGCTGATCGTGAACCCGGTCGAGGCGGGCCGGGTGCGGGTCATCTTCGCCCTGTACCGGGACCACGGGTCGCTCCTCCCGGTCGTTGACGAACTCGCCCGCCGGGGGTGGCGGACGAAGGCGTGGACGACTAAGGCCGGGGCTGCCAAGGGCGACCGCCCGTTCACCCGCACCGGGCTGTACCAGACGCTGACCAACGTCGTGTACGCCGGCAAGGTGCGGCACAAGGACGCCGTCCACCCCGGCGAGCACGAAGCGATCATCACCGCTGACGTGTGGGAGAAGGTGCAAACCCAGCTCGCCCGGTCCGGGAAGGCCGGCGGGGTCGCGGAGCCCGCGCGGTTCGGGGCTATCCTGCAGGGTCTCCTGCGGTGCCGCCCGTGCGGGTGCGCGATGACCCCGACGCACGCGACCCGGGGGGCCAAGAAGTATCGGTACTACGTGTGCAACGCGGCCCAGAAGAAGGGGTGGCGGACGTGCCCGTCGAAGACCGTCCCGGCCGCCCAGATGGAGGACCTGGTGGTCGCCCAGATCCGCGGGATCGGGAAGGACCCGGCCCTGGTGCGGGAAGTCATCGAGCAGGCCCGCCAGCAATCCGCCGACCGGGTGGCCGAACTGACCCGGGAGCGGAAGGGCGTCGCGGCGGAGTTGAAGGCTCTGCACGCCGAGGTCGCGGCCGTGTCGGCCCGGCTGGGAACGGGGGACGACGGCCCGGGGCTGGGCCGGTTGGTCGACCTGCACGCCCGGGTCGCGGCCGCCGAAGGCCGGGCGCGGGAGTTGGACGATCAACTCCAGACGGCCCGGGCCGACGCGATCGACCCGGCCGTGGCGGCGTCGGCCCTGGCCGCGTTCGACCCGGTGTGGGGGACGCTGACCCCGCAGGAACAGGGGCGGGTGCTGCGGCTACTCGTCGACCGGGTCGAGTACGACGGCGGGCGGGGCAAGGTCGGGATCGCGTTCCGGCCGGCCGGATTGGCGGCGCTGGGGACCGAGTGGGCGATCACTGAACCCGGGGAGCAGGTATGA